A genome region from Candidatus Microthrix parvicella Bio17-1 includes the following:
- a CDS encoding CRISPR-associated endonuclease Cas4/Cas1, giving the protein MGSLPAVVPARMVNEFAYCPRLFHLEWVGREWADNADTAEGDHQHRRVDQARGNISADGLPFSATSMKVTSDRLGLTAVIDVLESDGTELRPVDVKKGKPPPAHYEETAWLSDRVQLCVQALILRDHGHLCNHGELFYGATRQRVVVPINDELLTTTLAMLLELRTVAAEPVPPPPLVDSPKCPRCSLVSICLPDEKNTLTQRQATPTRRYLARDPSSRPLHVTEQGARLSKKGERLLVIKGDEELGSLRLIDVVSVSLHGNISVSPQLLRTLLRKDITVAWFSTGGWLDGVGTSGWSGSVELRRRQVLAAERGAVHPAKEIVRGKVANSRTILRRNTRTGAKQELRELARVLRSLDNVSDQATLLGSEGNAARVYFSAFSSMLAPREFPGGSFQFDGRNRRPPKDAVNALLSFVYGLIVRDLTGAITVVGLDPYCGLYHRPRFGRPSLALDLAEEFRPLVGDSVAISLINNEEINPGHFIQRGEGVALTSDGRRKVIAAYERRLDVEVKHPIFGYQVTYRRLYELQVRLLAGWLMDEIERYEPFVTR; this is encoded by the coding sequence ATGGGCTCACTTCCCGCCGTCGTGCCAGCCCGCATGGTCAACGAGTTCGCCTATTGCCCACGCCTCTTCCACTTGGAGTGGGTAGGTCGGGAGTGGGCAGACAACGCCGATACCGCTGAGGGAGATCACCAGCACCGACGTGTCGACCAAGCTCGGGGCAACATCTCCGCCGATGGGCTGCCGTTCTCCGCAACATCGATGAAGGTCACGTCTGACCGCTTGGGGTTGACGGCCGTCATCGACGTGTTGGAAAGCGACGGCACCGAGCTGCGGCCCGTCGATGTCAAGAAGGGCAAGCCACCTCCAGCGCACTACGAGGAGACCGCGTGGCTGAGTGATCGCGTCCAGTTGTGCGTGCAGGCGCTGATTCTGCGTGACCATGGCCACCTGTGTAACCACGGAGAGCTGTTCTACGGTGCCACCCGCCAACGGGTCGTCGTACCGATCAACGACGAGCTGTTGACGACCACCCTGGCCATGCTGCTGGAACTCCGAACGGTCGCAGCAGAGCCGGTGCCGCCACCACCATTGGTAGACAGCCCGAAGTGTCCTCGTTGCTCGCTGGTCTCGATCTGCCTCCCAGACGAGAAGAACACGCTGACGCAACGACAAGCCACACCCACCCGCCGATACCTGGCCAGAGATCCGTCGTCCAGGCCCCTGCACGTCACCGAGCAGGGGGCGCGCTTGTCCAAGAAGGGCGAACGACTGCTGGTCATCAAGGGTGACGAAGAACTGGGATCACTTCGCCTCATCGACGTCGTATCGGTGTCGCTCCACGGCAACATTTCGGTTTCGCCCCAGCTGCTTCGAACGTTGTTGCGCAAGGACATCACCGTGGCGTGGTTCAGCACTGGCGGATGGCTCGATGGCGTCGGAACCAGCGGATGGAGTGGTTCGGTGGAGCTTCGCCGCCGTCAGGTTCTCGCAGCCGAACGAGGGGCGGTGCACCCGGCCAAGGAGATCGTCCGCGGAAAGGTAGCCAACAGTCGAACCATCCTCAGACGAAACACGCGAACTGGGGCGAAACAAGAGCTGCGCGAGTTGGCTCGCGTACTGCGATCCCTCGACAACGTGTCCGACCAGGCGACGCTGCTTGGTTCCGAGGGAAACGCCGCCCGTGTGTACTTCTCAGCGTTCTCGTCGATGCTCGCCCCTCGGGAGTTCCCAGGGGGGAGTTTCCAATTCGACGGGCGTAACCGTCGCCCGCCCAAGGATGCCGTCAACGCTTTGCTCTCCTTCGTCTACGGATTGATCGTGAGAGATCTCACCGGCGCAATCACGGTTGTGGGGCTCGATCCTTACTGCGGGCTTTACCACCGGCCCCGTTTCGGGCGACCGTCCCTTGCTCTCGATCTGGCTGAGGAATTCCGGCCGCTCGTCGGGGACTCGGTGGCGATATCACTCATCAACAACGAGGAGATCAACCCCGGGCATTTCATCCAACGCGGCGAGGGTGTCGCCCTCACCAGCGATGGTCGCCGGAAGGTCATCGCCGCCTACGAGCGGCGACTCGATGTCGAGGTCAAGCATCCGATCTTCGGCTATCAGGTCACCTACCGGCGCCTCTATGAGCTTCAGGTGAGGTTGCTTGCGGGATGGTTGATGGACGAGATAGAGCGGTACGAACCGTTCGTCACCAGGTGA
- the cas2 gene encoding CRISPR-associated endonuclease Cas2, translated as MARRRFVVCYDIASPARWRQVYRIMQGHGEWIQLSVFLCDLDDVERIRLESLLAEVIHHRDDSVCFADLGQVEKDAVKVVFMGKSRRLPNPGPAIF; from the coding sequence ATGGCTCGGCGCAGATTCGTGGTCTGTTACGACATCGCCTCGCCAGCGCGGTGGAGGCAGGTGTATCGGATCATGCAAGGCCATGGCGAATGGATCCAGCTCTCCGTCTTCTTGTGCGACTTGGACGACGTGGAACGAATCCGACTTGAGAGTCTGCTGGCTGAGGTGATCCACCACCGGGATGATTCCGTATGCTTTGCCGACCTTGGCCAAGTCGAGAAGGATGCAGTGAAGGTAGTCTTCATGGGCAAATCACGAAGACTGCCAAATCCCGGGCCGGCGATCTTCTAA
- a CDS encoding COX15/CtaA family protein codes for MAVQFLHRWLAVVVVVGALVEAARLYRAGARPHALALKVAVVAQFLLGVFTLVYAVPVALGFAHQAGAVVLLVVTVVAAHWSMGGARGTAGQRREAAR; via the coding sequence GTGGCGGTGCAGTTCCTGCACCGTTGGTTGGCGGTGGTCGTTGTCGTCGGCGCGTTGGTAGAGGCAGCCAGGTTGTACCGGGCGGGGGCACGGCCCCACGCGTTGGCGCTCAAGGTCGCCGTGGTGGCGCAGTTCCTACTCGGCGTATTCACGTTGGTGTACGCGGTGCCCGTCGCGTTGGGCTTCGCCCACCAGGCGGGGGCGGTAGTGCTCCTGGTCGTCACCGTCGTGGCCGCGCACTGGTCGATGGGTGGCGCCCGCGGCACTGCCGGGCAGCGTCGGGAGGCTGCTCGCTAA
- a CDS encoding HNH endonuclease signature motif containing protein, producing MYDLEIPGEPTPIDPTSTGGPSANPVGAEPSATQFTNWATGGADETIGWAAPPTGLHAEIVAQLHDDCAYKTDGPTGEITEAEGAQLNETVRALAGVVNATHGRMVLAMSRILETGWWNSDGILSAKHWLSIHWSTTSANITRVIAVAKKANTYPEVIDALVAGEISLEAAQLICRRVPTEFQTDFVGYARNMTMTQLRSCTPAVPAPNDEAEPEPGLDPTGEAGDETEQATDAANEGDAPQNESATADPPNRVSFGLHGDGRWSLNANLSAEDGALFETALQQVRDLAFNAAEDPDEKLRLTWADAFIGLARRSLDHADADTADGRPTDRSLVHFHYQLGRLYLDGSSEPLPHAIARQILCDTNLVAIGFRNGRPVDLGRKTRTIPDRLRRIVLRRDGGCVVPGCGATRGLEIHHRIHWEDGGPTDASNLIAACKAHHRAHHHGLLHIHGDPYSGLTFTNANGKPICAQPPITPSESSPERLTDDAQTHGMTDPEQQRLGPVGGKLQRWAILPWPKPIPPRSPNLTPITPVPSETGVNIPPTLVRRE from the coding sequence ATGTACGACTTGGAGATCCCGGGCGAACCAACCCCGATCGACCCAACTTCAACCGGAGGCCCATCCGCCAATCCGGTCGGCGCCGAACCATCCGCGACCCAGTTCACCAACTGGGCAACCGGTGGGGCCGACGAGACAATCGGCTGGGCCGCCCCGCCGACCGGATTGCATGCCGAGATCGTGGCGCAGCTTCATGACGATTGCGCTTACAAGACTGATGGGCCGACCGGTGAAATCACCGAGGCCGAGGGTGCCCAGCTGAACGAGACTGTGCGAGCGCTCGCCGGCGTGGTGAACGCCACCCACGGCCGCATGGTGCTCGCCATGAGCCGAATCCTCGAAACCGGCTGGTGGAACAGCGACGGCATCCTCTCCGCCAAACACTGGCTGTCGATCCACTGGTCCACCACCTCCGCCAACATCACCCGGGTCATCGCCGTCGCCAAGAAGGCCAACACCTACCCCGAGGTGATCGACGCCCTCGTCGCCGGAGAGATCAGCCTCGAAGCCGCCCAACTGATCTGTCGTCGGGTCCCCACCGAATTCCAAACCGATTTCGTCGGCTATGCCCGCAACATGACCATGACTCAGCTTCGGTCATGCACGCCGGCGGTTCCGGCCCCAAACGACGAGGCGGAACCCGAGCCAGGGCTGGACCCAACCGGTGAAGCCGGCGACGAGACCGAGCAGGCCACCGACGCGGCCAACGAAGGTGACGCCCCCCAGAACGAGTCGGCCACCGCCGACCCGCCCAACCGGGTGTCGTTCGGGCTCCACGGCGATGGCCGCTGGTCGCTCAACGCCAACCTGTCAGCCGAGGACGGCGCTCTGTTCGAAACCGCCCTCCAACAGGTCAGGGACTTGGCGTTCAACGCTGCCGAGGACCCCGACGAGAAACTCCGACTCACCTGGGCCGACGCGTTCATCGGTCTGGCCCGACGGTCGCTCGACCACGCCGATGCCGACACGGCCGACGGCCGTCCCACCGACCGCTCCCTCGTCCACTTCCACTACCAACTCGGGCGCCTCTACCTCGACGGATCGAGCGAACCGCTCCCCCACGCCATCGCCCGCCAGATCCTCTGTGACACCAACCTGGTCGCCATCGGGTTTCGCAACGGCCGCCCGGTCGACCTGGGCCGCAAGACCAGAACGATCCCCGACCGGCTCCGCCGTATCGTGCTCCGACGCGACGGCGGCTGTGTCGTCCCAGGCTGCGGCGCCACCCGCGGCTTGGAGATCCACCACCGCATCCACTGGGAGGACGGCGGCCCCACCGATGCCTCCAACCTCATCGCAGCCTGCAAAGCCCACCACCGAGCCCACCACCACGGCCTCCTCCACATCCATGGCGACCCCTACTCCGGGCTGACGTTCACCAACGCCAATGGCAAACCGATCTGCGCCCAACCACCGATCACACCGTCGGAATCCAGCCCCGAACGGCTCACCGACGACGCCCAAACCCACGGCATGACCGACCCCGAGCAGCAACGACTCGGACCTGTCGGCGGCAAGCTTCAACGCTGGGCGATCCTCCCCTGGCCGAAGCCCATTCCACCACGATCACCCAACCTCACCCCGATCACACCCGTTCCCTCCGAAACTGGCGTCAACATCCCA